In Amaranthus tricolor cultivar Red isolate AtriRed21 chromosome 3, ASM2621246v1, whole genome shotgun sequence, a single window of DNA contains:
- the LOC130808172 gene encoding protein STICHEL yields MAGNSRVHDPSKLHLKKELTQIRKAARVLRDPGTTSSWKSPLNSSRSVGPSIFNSNDNLHYLYNTNHEFLTAKNDDVSPSLQQIVQENVSNGREREKEDDKNREKDREKERRVFLYNWRSDRSSSEKSLGRFNLDSGLVSNNHNSYVDDGSSLPGSVVGGSVGESLSDGRNAGGDSKSDTCIGDHRRGNRHHRHYSTTFRCKDTTVGSMASPTMVRWAIGKKKSRKIASSIVLRQHLQKPKQKRPVGLVDRNSKWALKGAPSSGFVLNRDDYGSLIDQSDDTEGYCVSEELRRVESPLLSRLRQKHGFLRGSRRDDSSYSLSTPALSTSSFNRMLANCRNPSTVGSWDGTTMSCNDVDDNEDDALDLPGRQGCGIPCYWSKKTPKHKGSYGSCYSPSLSDTLRRKGGRLLCGSQKDSHKHRESVSRAKKQKILSQMAQGHLPLLNNSCDGGGDSSPGTGNSDDELSTNFGELSLEGLSRLDGRRWSASCRSQDGLSLISAGGDGEEEGSSENIRSLSQRYRPIFFDELIGQNIVVQSLMNSISRGRVAPVYLFQGPRGTGKTSTANIFAAALNCLATEGTKPCGMCRDCTDFISGRSKDLMEVHGTSKKAFDRVRYLLKSLLTGPSSAFSRYKVLIIDECHLLPSKTWSTFLKFLEDPLPQVVFIFITTDLENVPRTVLSRCQKYLFNKIKDGDIISRLRKIAAEESLEVDSDALELIALNADGSLRDAETMLDQLSLLGKRITTSLVNELVGVISDDKLLELLELAMSSNTAETVNRARELMDSGIDPLVLMSQLASLIMDIIAGSYQLADAKCSTSSFGCRSLSEMELEKLKHALKLLSESEKQLRASSERSTWFTATLLQLGSVTSPEFTLSGSSKKQSSKTTEEDPSSASRDASGRKKMSDSLYMIRRSASPPLFSSEGNQNSGYPEEPYLLTGGMSTNPKPTHKRSVNSLDSSASHGDFIGVGMNMGQANMDQLDDLWLQCIEKCHSKTLRQLLHCDGRLLSIAEAEGVVIVYIAFRDKVVKSRAERFLISITNAIEMVLERSVEVRMILLPDSGGADTVRSPNMAGQKQNKSSVANNMDVEGFANSDSHRELAIVPRANLNGGSNSSLLLDNRSPSILDQSNDNKANVRRHEFPTQRIESIIREQRLESAWLQAAERSTPRSISRLRPEKNQVLPQEGIYSKNQSESLDPAELTSSHWDDELNHEINALKGIDVKIYQNDQTGKRVDPLPISPSLLHQSGFTSNLSKDYQGYESGPGTSGCNMLLCWNTQNSRGKVNQGSPVRASKGGRFLCFGERRKSRQSKAKR; encoded by the exons ATGGCTGGGAATAGTAGAGTGCATGATCCAAGCAAGCTGCATTTGAAGAAAGAATTGACCCAAATCCGGAAAGCAGCAAGAGTATTGCGTGATCCTGGTACTACTTCTTCTTGGAAATCCCCTTTAAATTCATCTAGATCTGTGGGACCCTCTATTTTCAATAGCAATGATAATCTCCATTATCTTTATAATACTAATCATGAATTTTTAACTGCTAAAAATGATGATGTTAGTCCTAGTTTGCAACAAATAGTTCAGGAGAATGTCAGTAATGGGAGGGAAAGAGAGAAAGAGGATGACAAAAATAGGGAAAAAGATAGAGAAAAGGAGAGAAGGGTTTTTCTTTATAATTGGAGGAGTGATAGGTCTTCAAGTGAGAAAAGTTTGGGTAGGTTTAATTTAGATTCTGGTCTTGTTagtaataatcataatagttATGTTGATGATGGATCTTCTCTTCCTGGGAGTGTTGTTGGTGGTAGTGTTGGTGAAAGCTTGAGTGATGGTCGAAATGCCGGTGGTGATTCCAAGAGTGATACTTGTATAGGAGATCATCGTCGAGGGAATAGACACCACCGGCACTATTCAACTACTTTTCGATGTAAGGATACGACGGTTGGATCGATGGCGTCACCCACGATGGTTAGGTGGGCTATTGGTAAGAAAAAATCGAGGAAAATTGCTTCTTCTATTGTTCTAAGACAACATTTGCAAAAACCGAAGCAGAAAAGACCCGTTGGTTTAGTTGATAGGAACTCGAAATGGGCATTAAAGGGTGCCCCTTCAAGTGGGTTTGTTTTGAATCGGGATGATTATGGTAGCTTGATTGATCAATCTGATGACACGGAGGGATATTGTGTGTCTGAGGAATTGCGTCGTGTTGAATCCCCGTTGCTTTCAAGGCTTAGGCAGAAGCATGGGTTTTTACGAGGTAGTCGAAGGGATGACTCCTCGTATAGTCTGAGTACCCCTGCGTTGTCAACGAGTTCTTTCAACAGAATGTTAGCGAATTGTAGGAATCCTAGTACTGTAGGATCATGGGATGGGACGACAATGTCTTGTAATGATGTGGATGATAATGAGGATGATGCTTTAGATTTGCCTGGTCGTCAAGGTTGTGGGATTCCTTGTTATTGGTCGAAAAAGACTCCTAAACATAAAGGGTCTTATGGTAGTTGCTATTCGCCTTCTCTTTCTGATACGTTGAGGAGAAAAGGCGGTAGGTTACTTTGCGGTAGCCAAAAAGATAGTCACAAACATCGAGAATCTGTATCACGCGCAAAGAAACAAAAGATCCTTTCTCAAATGGCCCAAGGACATCTTCCCTTGCTCAACAATAGttgtgatggtggtggtgattcTTCCCCAGGAACAGGGAATAGTGATGATGAGCTTTCTACAAATTTCGGGGAGCTAAGTTTGGAAGGGTTGAGCCGTTTGGATGGGAGGAGGTGGTCTGCTAGCTGTAGGAGTCAAGATGGTTTGAGCCTCATTTCTGCCGGCGGGGACGGTGAAGAGGAAGGCTCATCAGAAAATATACGGAGCTTAAGTCAAAGATACCGTCCCATCTTTTTTGACGAACTGATTGGGCAAAATATCGTTGTACAATCTCTTATGAATTCAATATCAAGGGGTAGGGTTGCCCCCGTTTATCTCTTCCAAGGTCCTCGTGGCACGGGTAAAACATCGACTGCAAACATTTTCGCAGCCGCTTTGAACTGTTTGGCAACGGAGGGAACAAAACCTTGTGGAATGTGTAGGGATTGCACGGATTTTATCTCCGGCAGGAGTAAGGATCTGATGGAGGTTCACGGCACAAGTAAGAAGGCGTTCGATAGAGTTAGGTATCTCTTAAAAAGCTTATTGACCGGTCCTTCATCGGCTTTCTCTCGGTACAAAgttttgataattgatgaaTGCCACTTGCTGCCGTCTAAGACTTGGTCGACATTTTTGAAGTTTCTCGAAGATCCATTGCCTCAAGTTGTGTTCATATTCATAACTACCGATCTTGAAAATGTGCCACGCACAGTGTTATCACGGTGTCAGAAGTATCTCTTCAACAAAATTAAAGACGGCGATATTATTAGCAGACTAAGGAAAATTGCGGCTGAAGAGAGTCTTGAAGTTGATTCGGATGCCTTGGAATTGATTGCTTTGAATGCTGATGGTTCACTTCGAGATGCAGAAACTATGTTAGACCAGTTGAGTTTGCTTGGCAAAAGAATAACTACTTCTCTTGTTAAtgaactt GTGGGGGTTATATCAGATGACAAACTACTTGAACTATTGGAGTTGGCTATGTCCTCGAATACGGCTGAGACAGTAAACAGGGCCAGAGAGTTGATGGATTCTGGAATCGATCCATTAGTGTTGATGTCTCAACTCGCCAGTCTTATTATGGATATCATTGCCGGGTCTTACCAACTCGCAGATGCCAAATGCAGTACCTCATCTTTTGGCTGCCGAAGTT TGTCGGAAATGgagttggagaaattaaagcaTGCATTAAAGCTTCTTTCTGAATCCGAAAAGCAGTTGAGAGCTTCGAGTGAACGTTCAACATGGTTTACAGCCACATTATTACAACTTGGCTCTGTTACTTCACCCGAGTTTACTCTATCTGGAAGTAGCAAGAAGCAGAGCTCAAAAACGACCGAGGAGGATCCATCTTCTGCTTCACGAGATGCTTCTGGGCGAAAGAAGATGTCTGATTCATTGTATATGATACGAAGATCTGCTTCTCCACCGTTATTTTCTTCAGAGGGTAATCAAAACTCCGGCTACCCTGAGGAGCCGTACTTGCTTACTGGTGGCATGAGTACGAACCCAAAACCCACACACAAGCGTTCCGTAAATAGTTTAGATAGCTCTGCTTCGCACGGTGATTTTATTGGCGTAGGCATGAACATGGGACAAGCAAACATGGATCAACTGGATGATCTATGGCTGCAATGTATTGAAAAGTGCCATTCTAAGACTCTGCGGCAGCTGCTTCATTGTGATGGAAGGTTACTATCAATAGCTGAAGCTGAAG GTGTTGTCATCGTGTACATTGCTTTCCGGGACAAAGTCGTCAAGTCAAGAGCTGAACGGTTTCTTATTAGTATCACTAACGCAATCGAAATGGTTCTTGAACGAAGTGTTGAGGTTAGGATGATTCTGTTGCCGGACAGTGGTGGTGCAGATACAGTTAGATCACCAAATATGGCAGGACAAAAGCAGAACAAATCAAGCGTTGCGAACAATATGGACGTAGAAGGATTTGCGAATTCTGACTCACATCGGGAGCTTGCTATAGTTCCTCGAGCAAACTTGAATGGAGGGTCAAATTCATCGTTGTTATTAGATAATCGGTCACCAAGCATTTTGGACCAGTCGAATGATAACAAAGCTAATGTTAGGAGACATGAGTTTCCAACGCAGAGAATCGAGTCTATCATTCGTGAGCAAAGGCTTGAATCAGCTTGGTTGCAGGCTGCCGAGAGAAGCACACCACGGTCAATAAGTCGTCTAAGACCCGAGAAAAATCAGGTTTTGCCTCAAGAGGGCATTTACAGCAAAAATCAATCGGAGTCTTTGGATCCTGCAGAGTTGACCTCCAGCCATTGGGATGATGAACTCAACCATGAAATCAATGCTTTGAAGGGAATTGACGTAAAGATTTATCAGAACGATCAGACTGGTAAAAGGGTCGACCCTCTTCCTATATCCCCCAGCTTGCTGCATCAGAGTGGCTTTACCTCCAATCTTAGCAAGGATTATCA GGGATACGAGTCGGGGCCTGGAACTTCCGGTTGTAACATGCTTCTATGTTGGAATACCCaaaattcaagaggaaag GTAAACCAAGGATCTCCTGTTCGGGCGAGCAAAGGTGGACGCTTCCTATGTTTTGGGGAACGTAGGAAGTCACGACAGAGCAAAGCAAAAAGATAA
- the LOC130808171 gene encoding uncharacterized protein LOC130808171 isoform X1, which translates to MGNDDYGRCIFPLTSLQIGDLQSYLSHLSIFLAIESNTFYILVDNRPWLEGIGSRRAQWWQLMVTKSRLSPFANSRARKGTNAGNNKIEKKSCRNATDSNESSESSKSKISERWFSLIDAATLSQKRALLPVKKLKYSLQLNRELHRTLYGLIIFEVSWDDVRGINYINELQTDTSLAIEAKFMRRWEFDSIMQAVDCISCWFSGTDHERNLLRDYVLSTVGEVFFDAKEEFSDEETTYFYNVAVENASSYGISVGFGACPAAFENDTSLLHTPPPPNVPYKRRKITRSSSYEEVDTYSEGTPKTPERTFDPFAHCESTIEATEYKDVLILLRFNDRDLPFKLKDIIMNDLRLLTLLESGLPSWVIFLQSYPVFFHFYRPWMCPLARTFYVFISIATVVIGFYDLYKNVPLLKATASRLLGPLFDWIETWEMVSRVKYLGTMLFLHNFEKAIKWLLTITRTMRSFFSVLAQPIIEPLMEFSKIFLPLWTTCIEVSASCFSFICIVLGSSCSFVGDVVEMVLFPIWLILSFTWTTAMFIILPIFWACWEILYAPVRVVLVLFSFIAYVCTLVYEMLAELWSSACSIANIASTTEATVKTTYEVSLWRSLWNDLFSKVFRAVRSILNGFVAFFTACNRHRLSIYNHLKELIHKLSRQLHRSQHANLHHRKRHVDPRRQTQLHRTRKLVSLLFLLQRLFWAVLIHTKNTKIS; encoded by the exons ATGGGGAATGATGATTATGGACGCTGTATTTTCCCTTTGACAAGCTTACAAATTGG GGATTTGCAGTCTTATCTTTCCCATCTTAGCATCTTTCTGGCTATTGAGAGCAACACATTCTATATTTTAGTGGACAATAGGCCATGGCTTGAAGGTATAGGATCACGTCGTGCTCAATGGTGGCAATTGATGGTTACCAAG TCAAGGTTGTCTCCTTTTGCAAATAGTAGAGCTCGTAAAGGAACAAATGCCGGTAATAATAAAATTGAGAAAAAGTCCTGCAGAAACGCAACTGATTCTAATGAAAGCTCCGAATCCTCTAAATCTAAGATTTCAGAGAGATGGTTTTCACTGATTGATGCTGCCACTTTATCTCAAAAGAGGGCTCTTTTACCTGTAAAGAAGCTCAAGTACTCCTTACAGTTAAATCGAGAACTCCACAGAACATTATATggattaattatatttgaaGTCTCATGGGATGATGTTCGTGGCATCAATTATATAAATGAACTTCAG ACTGACACATCTCTGGCTATAGAAGCCAAATTCATGAGAAGATGGGAGTTTGACAGTATAATGCAAGCTGTGGACTGCATTTCTTGCTGGTTCTCAGGGACTGATCATGAGCGGAATCTCTTGAGAGATTATGTGCTATCTACTGTAG GTGAAGTGTTCTTTGATGCCAAGGAGGAGTTCTCTGATGAAGAGACTACTTACTTTTACAATGTTGCAGTGGAGAATGCATCATCCTATGGGATTTCAGTTGGTTTTGGTGCATGCCCCGCTGCATTTGAAAATGACACAAGTCTTTTGCATACACCCCCACCACCTAATGTGCCatataaaagaagaaaaattacACGATCTAGCAGCTATGAAGAAGTTGATACTTACTCCGAGGGAACTCCCAAGACTCCAGAAAGGACTTTTGACCCATTTGCCCATTGTGAGAGTACCATTGAAGCGACTGAATATAAAGATGTCTTAATATTATTAAGATTCAATGACAGAGACCTTCCTTTCAAACTAAAAGACATAATTATGAATGATTTGCGTTTGCTTACTCTATTAGAATCTGGGCTACCATCTTGGGTAATATTTCTTCAATCCTATCCagtatttttccatttttatcgTCCATGGATGTGCCCTCTAGCAAGAACTTTCTATGTTTTCATTTCCATTGCCACTGTGGTTATTGGATTTTATGACCTATACAAGAATGTTCCACTTCTCAAGGCGACTGCATCTCGTTTGCTTGGACCTCTTTTTGATTGGATAGAAACTTGGGAGATGGTGTCAAGGGTCAAGTATTTGGGAACAATGCTTTTCTTGCATAATTTTGAGAAGGCTATTAAATGGCTTTTGACGATCACGCGTACTATGAGATCATTCTTTTCTGTTCTTGCTCAGCCTATTATTGAGCCGCTTATGGAGTTTTCCAAAATATTCCTTCCATTATGGACGACATGTATTGAAGTGTCAGCAAGCTGCTTTTCATTCATCTGCATTGTTCTGGGATCGTCTTGCAGTTTTGTCGGTGATGTAGTTGAGATGGTTTTGTTTCCAATCTGGTTGATTCTGTCATTTACATGGACCACTG CAATGTTCATCATATTGCCAATTTTTTGGGCATGCTGGGAAATCTTATATGCACCAGTTCGTGTGGTCCTTGTTCTCTTCAGTTTTATAGCCTATGTCTGTACCCTAGTATATGAAATGCTTGCCGAATTGTGGTCATCCGCTTGTAGTATAGCCAACATTGCATCAACGACTGAGGCAACTGTAAAAACGACATATGAGGTTTCATTGTGGCGCTCTCTTTGGAACGACTTATTCTCAAAG GTGTTTCGTGCTGTTAGGAGCATTTTGAATGGTTTTGTTGCTTTCTTCACAGCCTGTAATAGGCATCGACTTAG tatttataaccacttaaagGAGTTAATCCATAAGCTTTCTCGCCAACTTCATCGATCACAGCATGCTAACCTTCATCACAGAAAAAGGCATGTGGATCCACGTCGGCAGACACAGTTACACAGAACCCGAAAATTGGTGAGTCTCTTATTTTTGTTGCAACGACTTTTTTGGGCTGTCTTAATTCAtaccaaaaatacaaaaatcagcTAA
- the LOC130808171 gene encoding uncharacterized protein LOC130808171 isoform X2 has protein sequence MGNDDYGRCIFPLTSLQIGDLQSYLSHLSIFLAIESNTFYILVDNRPWLEGIGSRRAQWWQLMVTKSRLSPFANSRARKGTNAGNNKIEKKSCRNATDSNESSESSKSKISERWFSLIDAATLSQKRALLPVKKLKYSLQLNRELHRTLYGLIIFEVSWDDVRGINYINELQTDTSLAIEAKFMRRWEFDSIMQAVDCISCWFSGTDHERNLLRDYVLSTVGEVFFDAKEEFSDEETTYFYNVAVENASSYGISVGFGACPAAFENDTSLLHTPPPPNVPYKRRKITRSSSYEEVDTYSEGTPKTPERTFDPFAHCESTIEATEYKDVLILLRFNDRDLPFKLKDIIMNDLRLLTLLESGLPSWVIFLQSYPVFFHFYRPWMCPLARTFYVFISIATVVIGFYDLYKNVPLLKATASRLLGPLFDWIETWEMVSRVKYLGTMLFLHNFEKAIKWLLTITRTMRSFFSVLAQPIIEPLMEFSKIFLPLWTTCIEVSASCFSFICIVLGSSCSFVGDVVEMVLFPIWLILSFTWTTAMFIILPIFWACWEILYAPVRVVLVLFSFIAYVCTLVYEMLAELWSSACSIANIASTTEATVKTTYEVSLWRSLWNDLFSKVFRAVRSILNGFVAFFTACNRHRLSIYNHLKELIHKLSRQLHRSQHANLHHRKRHVDPRRQTQLHRTRKLVEAVNREVGDVN, from the exons ATGGGGAATGATGATTATGGACGCTGTATTTTCCCTTTGACAAGCTTACAAATTGG GGATTTGCAGTCTTATCTTTCCCATCTTAGCATCTTTCTGGCTATTGAGAGCAACACATTCTATATTTTAGTGGACAATAGGCCATGGCTTGAAGGTATAGGATCACGTCGTGCTCAATGGTGGCAATTGATGGTTACCAAG TCAAGGTTGTCTCCTTTTGCAAATAGTAGAGCTCGTAAAGGAACAAATGCCGGTAATAATAAAATTGAGAAAAAGTCCTGCAGAAACGCAACTGATTCTAATGAAAGCTCCGAATCCTCTAAATCTAAGATTTCAGAGAGATGGTTTTCACTGATTGATGCTGCCACTTTATCTCAAAAGAGGGCTCTTTTACCTGTAAAGAAGCTCAAGTACTCCTTACAGTTAAATCGAGAACTCCACAGAACATTATATggattaattatatttgaaGTCTCATGGGATGATGTTCGTGGCATCAATTATATAAATGAACTTCAG ACTGACACATCTCTGGCTATAGAAGCCAAATTCATGAGAAGATGGGAGTTTGACAGTATAATGCAAGCTGTGGACTGCATTTCTTGCTGGTTCTCAGGGACTGATCATGAGCGGAATCTCTTGAGAGATTATGTGCTATCTACTGTAG GTGAAGTGTTCTTTGATGCCAAGGAGGAGTTCTCTGATGAAGAGACTACTTACTTTTACAATGTTGCAGTGGAGAATGCATCATCCTATGGGATTTCAGTTGGTTTTGGTGCATGCCCCGCTGCATTTGAAAATGACACAAGTCTTTTGCATACACCCCCACCACCTAATGTGCCatataaaagaagaaaaattacACGATCTAGCAGCTATGAAGAAGTTGATACTTACTCCGAGGGAACTCCCAAGACTCCAGAAAGGACTTTTGACCCATTTGCCCATTGTGAGAGTACCATTGAAGCGACTGAATATAAAGATGTCTTAATATTATTAAGATTCAATGACAGAGACCTTCCTTTCAAACTAAAAGACATAATTATGAATGATTTGCGTTTGCTTACTCTATTAGAATCTGGGCTACCATCTTGGGTAATATTTCTTCAATCCTATCCagtatttttccatttttatcgTCCATGGATGTGCCCTCTAGCAAGAACTTTCTATGTTTTCATTTCCATTGCCACTGTGGTTATTGGATTTTATGACCTATACAAGAATGTTCCACTTCTCAAGGCGACTGCATCTCGTTTGCTTGGACCTCTTTTTGATTGGATAGAAACTTGGGAGATGGTGTCAAGGGTCAAGTATTTGGGAACAATGCTTTTCTTGCATAATTTTGAGAAGGCTATTAAATGGCTTTTGACGATCACGCGTACTATGAGATCATTCTTTTCTGTTCTTGCTCAGCCTATTATTGAGCCGCTTATGGAGTTTTCCAAAATATTCCTTCCATTATGGACGACATGTATTGAAGTGTCAGCAAGCTGCTTTTCATTCATCTGCATTGTTCTGGGATCGTCTTGCAGTTTTGTCGGTGATGTAGTTGAGATGGTTTTGTTTCCAATCTGGTTGATTCTGTCATTTACATGGACCACTG CAATGTTCATCATATTGCCAATTTTTTGGGCATGCTGGGAAATCTTATATGCACCAGTTCGTGTGGTCCTTGTTCTCTTCAGTTTTATAGCCTATGTCTGTACCCTAGTATATGAAATGCTTGCCGAATTGTGGTCATCCGCTTGTAGTATAGCCAACATTGCATCAACGACTGAGGCAACTGTAAAAACGACATATGAGGTTTCATTGTGGCGCTCTCTTTGGAACGACTTATTCTCAAAG GTGTTTCGTGCTGTTAGGAGCATTTTGAATGGTTTTGTTGCTTTCTTCACAGCCTGTAATAGGCATCGACTTAG tatttataaccacttaaagGAGTTAATCCATAAGCTTTCTCGCCAACTTCATCGATCACAGCATGCTAACCTTCATCACAGAAAAAGGCATGTGGATCCACGTCGGCAGACACAGTTACACAGAACCCGAAAATTG GTTGAGGCTGTAAATAGAGAGGTTGGAGATGTAAACTAA